The stretch of DNA CGCGGCTTCGGTCGAGGTCGTGTACGAAAGCGAGGTCGTCGGCAAGGGAGCGCCTGACCCGGCGGGCACCGCACAGATTCCGCTCACCCTGCCGCTCGCGCCAGGAACGACCGAGCACGTGCTCCAGTTCCAGGTCGATCGCTGTCAGAACCTGGTTCGCGTCGGCTTGGCGGACCGGGACCGGCTGATCCCGGCGGCGCCGCCGGAATGCGAGCGGCAGGAGCTGACCGGGCTCTACGTCATCCGGCGCAACACGTCCGTCGTCATCGACCTGCAGACGGCGACGCCGATGCTGCTCGTGCGTCAGGGGCCACCGCCGCCCCAGTGGCTGAGAGGCGACTACACCGGCGACATGCCGGCCGTCGTGCAGCCGCGGGCCGTGACCCTCTCGATCGGCCTCACGCTCCCCCGCCTGATGAAGACGTTCGCGCTGGCCTGCGGCGACGTGCGGCCCTGCACGGCGACGGACTTCAAGCCGGCGGTCACCTTCGGCGGCACCTACTGGTTCCGCAATTCGCTCGGCGCCGAGGTGAGCCTCATCAAGGGCGCGACGCTCGAGGCGCGTGGCACCGAGGATCCTCTGACGTTCACCCACCGCTTCGAGACCGACATCCTGACGCTCGCCGGCACGACGGGCGGTCTCTTCGGCACGGTCCGCGTCTACGCGCGAGGTGGGCTCAACTACCATCGCGCGACGTCGACGGTGGATCAGACGCTGGCGGATCGGCAGCAGGGCGATGTCCTCATCAAAGGCGAGTCCGAGCGCTTCATCGTCAACACCGAAGGCTGGGGATGGATGTTCGGCGGGGGCTTCGAGTGGTACCTCAGGCCGCCTTTCGGCATCTTCGCCGAGGGCGCGTTCCACAAAGTCAAGGGGAAGGCAGTGGGACCGGGAGAGACCGTCGTGAACGAGCGCGTCATCGCCATCACGGCGGGCGGCCGGCTCTATCTTCCCAGCCCGTTCGGGCGCGGCGGTGCACCCGCGCGCCCCGTGCCCGTGCCAGCAGCGCCCGACCCGGCCGCGGCCGCGCCGGCGGCACCGTAGCGCTACTGGATCGCGACGAGCTCGACTTCGAAGATCAGCGTCGAATTCGGCGGGATCGCGCCGGAGCGCGTGTCGCCGTAGGCCTTCGACGGCGGGAGCACGAGCCGGCGCGTGCCGCCGACGCGGATGCCCTCGAGCCCGTCGTCCCAGCCGGTGATGACTTCACCGAGACCCAGCGTGAACGCGTACGGCGTGCGGCCGCTCGACGTGTCGAAGATCGCACCTTTGTTGTCGGGCCGGCTCCCGTCGTAGATCCACCCGGTGTACTCCACGAGGACGAGCTGGCCGCGCGTGGCGACATCGCCCGTGCCCACGACGAGATCCGTCGTGCTGAACGGCGCGTAGACGGACGGCGCGGTGACCGCGCTGCGGCATCCCGTCCCCGCCATGACGGCCGCGCACAGCCATGCGGCGATTCCCATCCGACCGATACGCCCGATCATCGTCCGTCCGCTCCAGCGCTCGTGCGCTGGCGAAATTCTGTCATGAATCTGCCGCGCGCGGGCATCCGTCCGATTGACCCTCTCGAACAGCCGGTGGTATAAGCCGCTGACTCCAACACGAAGGAAGTATGACATTGCGATCGAGGTCCTTCATCGCTGCGTGCGCGATCGTCGGCGCCGCGCTGGTCGTGCTGTCGGCGCAGGCGCCGTCTCCGCCGGCCCAGCCGGGCGGTGCTATTCAGACGCCAACCGGCGGCCGCGGGCCGGGTGCCGCGCCGGACGCCGACGATCCGGCCAACGCCGCGGCGGACCTCTCGCCGAAACCGCCCGTGCTTCCGCTGCGGCCCGAGCAACAGGCCAGGCGGTTCTGGCTTCCTCCGGGCTTCCGGATCGAACCCGTGCTCTCGGATCCGCTGATCGACTCGGCCGCCGCCATCACGTTCGACGGCAACGGCCGCATGTACCTCGTGGAGCTGCGCGGATACGAGCAGACCATCGATGGCATCGACGCGCTGCAGCCGATCGGGCGCATCTCGCGGCACGAGGACCGCGACGCCGACGGGTCGTTCGAGACGCACAGCGTGTTCGTCGATCGGCTGCTGTTCCCCCGCTTCGCGATGCCGTTCGGCCCCGACAGCGTGCTCGTGCTCGAGACGAACAACGACGAAGTCTGGCGGTACTCCGACACGAACGACGACGGCGTCGCCGATCGCCGTGAGCTGTTCACGGCGAGCTTCGGCCGCGGCGGCAGCATGGAGTCCCAGCCGTCCGGCCTGCTGTGGGCGATGGACAACTGGCTCTACAGCACGGTCAACGCGTTCCGCGTGCGGTGGACGCCGCACGGCGTCCTGCGCGAGCCGACCGGACCGAACCGCGCGCAGTGGAGCGTGGCGCAGGACGACGACGGCAAGGTCTGGTTCCAGCACGGCGCGAGCGGCATGCCGGGCTACTTCCAGTTCCCGGTGCACTACGGCAACTTCGACTGGCCCGATCAGTTCGAGCCGGACCTGAACATCCTCTGGGGTGCCCCGATTCTCGTGGGCGACATCCAGGCCGGTATTCCGGGGACGCGGCTGCCGGACGGCTCGCTCGTCTACGGCACCGCGTCGGCGGGCAACGAGGTCTTCCGAGGGCACCGGCTTCCTGCCGACATGGTCGGCGACTACTTCTACGGCGAGACCGTGGCGCGCGCCGTCCGTCGTCTGAAGGTCGTCAAGGACGGCGGGCTGACGCAGCTCCGCAACGCCTATCCGCGGTCCGAGTTCATCCGCTCGCTGGATCCGCTGTTCCGTCCCGTCGACGTGGCGACGGGCCCCGATGGCGTCATGTACATCGCCGACATGTACCGCGGGATCATCGAGGGCGCGCTCTGGGCCAAGGAAGGCACCTATCTCCGGCAGAAGATCCGCCAGTACCAGTTGGACAAGGTGCTCGGATACGGGCGAGTCTGGCGCGTGACCTACGACGGCATCGCGCCGGACCGCACGCGGCCGCGGATGTTGTCGGAGACGTCTCAGCAGCTCGTCGCGCACCTCGCCCACCCGAATGGCTGGTGGCGCGACACGGCGCAGCAGCTCCTCGTGTTGAGGCAGGACGCCTCGGTCGTGCCGGCCTTGCAGCGGCTCACGCGCCCGCCGGCCGCGCTGCTCACGCGGTTCCACGCGCTCTGGACGATCGAAGGGCTGGGGGCGCTCGACGCATCGCTCGCCCGGACACTGCTCAGGGATCCCGAGCCGCGCATGCGCATCCAGGCGATCCGTGCGAGCGAGTCGCTCTACAAGGCCGGCGACCGCTCGTTGGCCGCGGACTGGCGGCAGGCCGCCGGCGACGCGGATCCCGACGTGATCATCCAGGCGATGCTCACGATGAATCTCCTGAAGGCGCCGGACCTCTCCACGACGGTCGGATCCGCGAGGGAACGGCATCGGGCGCGCGGCGTGCAGTTCG from Acidobacteriota bacterium encodes:
- a CDS encoding FKBP-type peptidyl-prolyl cis-trans isomerase, which produces MIGRIGRMGIAAWLCAAVMAGTGCRSAVTAPSVYAPFSTTDLVVGTGDVATRGQLVLVEYTGWIYDGSRPDNKGAIFDTSSGRTPYAFTLGLGEVITGWDDGLEGIRVGGTRRLVLPPSKAYGDTRSGAIPPNSTLIFEVELVAIQ
- a CDS encoding discoidin domain-containing protein, encoding MTLRSRSFIAACAIVGAALVVLSAQAPSPPAQPGGAIQTPTGGRGPGAAPDADDPANAAADLSPKPPVLPLRPEQQARRFWLPPGFRIEPVLSDPLIDSAAAITFDGNGRMYLVELRGYEQTIDGIDALQPIGRISRHEDRDADGSFETHSVFVDRLLFPRFAMPFGPDSVLVLETNNDEVWRYSDTNDDGVADRRELFTASFGRGGSMESQPSGLLWAMDNWLYSTVNAFRVRWTPHGVLREPTGPNRAQWSVAQDDDGKVWFQHGASGMPGYFQFPVHYGNFDWPDQFEPDLNILWGAPILVGDIQAGIPGTRLPDGSLVYGTASAGNEVFRGHRLPADMVGDYFYGETVARAVRRLKVVKDGGLTQLRNAYPRSEFIRSLDPLFRPVDVATGPDGVMYIADMYRGIIEGALWAKEGTYLRQKIRQYQLDKVLGYGRVWRVTYDGIAPDRTRPRMLSETSQQLVAHLAHPNGWWRDTAQQLLVLRQDASVVPALQRLTRPPAALLTRFHALWTIEGLGALDASLARTLLRDPEPRMRIQAIRASESLYKAGDRSLAADWRQAAGDADPDVIIQAMLTMNLLKAPDLSTTVGSARERHRARGVQFVADRVLNPPAAAGGAGRGGLFTPDQQDSIARGNTAYNEICFSCHGDDGRGTPQPGASVGLTMAPSLAGSARVMAHRDYLITSLLHGVTGPIDGRTYPEVMAPMGSNSDQWIADVASYVRNAFGNSAPPVTPGDVARVRAATAGRQGLRTVAAIEAALPRVLVPDATWRVSASHNADSARGALDYSRWTTGVAQQPGMWFQIELPSPAALTEVQFESQAIGGGRGGPPPTAAFPRAFRVEVSMDGTAWQTVVADGRGQGRTTAAAFAPATARFVRITQTAALDGAPPWTIERLRLYAAPAASAAGRGGSQ